One genomic segment of Nitratidesulfovibrio sp. includes these proteins:
- a CDS encoding NifB/NifX family molybdenum-iron cluster-binding protein, with protein MQVLITVQDAAPGTPPGAAGGDALLDARLDPRFGRAQGYLLCDTVTGVVRRLDAASNMSLAQGAGIQAAQAAADAGAQAVITGHVGPKAFTALRRGGIAIYLSTHATARQALRAMADGNLAPAAEPDREGHW; from the coding sequence ATGCAGGTTCTCATCACCGTGCAGGACGCAGCACCGGGCACTCCGCCCGGCGCGGCGGGGGGCGACGCCCTTCTCGATGCCCGTCTGGACCCGCGCTTCGGGCGCGCGCAGGGCTATCTGCTGTGCGATACGGTCACCGGGGTGGTGCGCAGGCTGGATGCGGCCTCCAACATGTCCCTGGCCCAGGGCGCGGGCATTCAGGCCGCGCAGGCCGCTGCCGATGCCGGGGCACAGGCCGTGATTACCGGTCATGTGGGACCCAAGGCCTTCACCGCACTGCGCCGGGGCGGCATCGCCATCTATCTTTCAACGCACGCCACCGCGCGCCAGGCCCTGCGGGCCATGGCGGACGGCAACCTGGCCCCGGCGGCGGAGCCGGACCGGGAAGGGCACTGGTAA